The following DNA comes from Aquila chrysaetos chrysaetos chromosome 9, bAquChr1.4, whole genome shotgun sequence.
CTGAAGCTCAGATGTCTTGCTTTAGTGACTTTTAAGAGGTGTGTCAGTGTACagtctaatattttaaaatgggattgtaaaattatttgtacTAAAATTAAACTAAACTGAATACTTGTTAGCTGAAAGATTAATATTAAACAACAGATGATACTAAGCTTTAGGCTGGAAGAGATTGTAGTATGAAATTTCATCCTGCCACTAACTGCCTAAACAGTATGCTTGACCCAGAAGCTATCAACAACTACTTCTGGCACCATAAAATACTTCCAACAACTGAGTAAGTCTAAAGCATCTGTTTTTCCTGCCAAACTGTACCCAAGGACTTTCAGCCTCATCCCACTTCACTAAAAGATAGTGAAGAATGTAAATTTTCCCTGTGAAGAATTTGCAGACTTTCACACTTAAATTGAGACTTTCATTTCTGGCTGTCCCTTTACACTGACATGTAATTTTGATGCATAGAAGAATATCTTAAATAATTTGTCTAATATACAAACACTTTTGTTTGTGTATAGTTTCAGTTGGCCACTTGGCCCGATATTTCACCTCCAGTTTACACAATTATAAATTCATATATCTTACCCAAACCTGAATAAGGCACATTGAACTACCTGTATGCAATCCAGCACTAGGCATTTTCGTAGCTAGGGAAGATCTGTGAGCCAGCTCAGCCCTTAACTTTGCTGGAATTTTATTTGGCTGATGCATAAACTATGGTTCTAACAGAACAggtgaaattatttctgtcactGAGACAAATGTGGATTGTCTCTTAATGAGTTTGATGCTTGTTGTATCTACATCTAATTtacaatgttttcattttcttagcaGAGCCTTGAGAGCCACTTATTGTCACCTCCAGAGATGCCGGGCCAGCCTCTATCAAAGAATATTCTGCAGGtacaacaaaaattatttgaaaataagacATTTAAGGCGATTATGGGATCACTAATCAAACAGGACTctagagagaggaaagagaactAGTCACTAGTTCAGTTTACTTAGAAATTTGTCTTGTCGTGCTATTTCCGTGATTacaacttgaaaataaaaaacttggCCAAGTGCCTAATTCTAAGGGCAATCCAGAATTGGAGTATCTTGTTGTACAAGTCCACCTTGTCTTTTTAACTTGCTATCAATAGTGTAGCCTATAATGTAGTAAAATGAGCTCGTTTGTATAAATTGATCCTACTCTGAACATTCTTTCATTACTTATTCTTAGGAACTTCTTGGTCCACCCATTACCAGACCTGCTTCATCAAATGTGTTAAGTGGCCTCATAGGTGGTTTGGAACCTGCAGCCTCTTTACTGACACAAAGAGCGCCTTCTCCCCCGATTCCACCTGTGTTTCCAACtagagctgcttctgcagattACCTGCGCCATAGAATATCTTCACCCATTGGTGAGACTGCTtgcaaaacagcttttcttttttattacttgagtttgttttaaagaattctTTGCAGAACAATAAAACTTCCTGGCACTTGGTGGGTAACTAGGTCAGTGTCTGCCTCTTGAGTGCAAGATGCCTTTTTATTTACTAGTCTCTAATGTTAAATTAATCTCAAAAAAATGTAGATGTCTGTGATGGATCATCTAGACCTCACAGTAAATTCTGGTGTGGAGTAATGTGCTCAGCTACTATATAATAAGCTAATTTTCAGAGACTACTTGGCCATTTGTATTGCAAAACACACTACTATGGCTTCCCTGTAGCTCTCCAGCCTAGTGACAAGGAAGAGACATAGCTGTGTGTAGATTTAAGGGATGAGCTGAGAGCCTTCATAAGGAATTCTTAATTCATGTAGAATTGTTTAACTTAGGGTTGTATATTGTATATATTGAAAGAAACTGTTAATCCTTTTAAATACAACTGCTGAATGTTCTTTAGGTTTTGGACAAGGTTCTCAGCAATTGCTTGGTGATCCATTTCCAGGTGTAAGGAAGCCCATGAGTCCAGTTGCTGCACAGGTTAGATTAAATGCTCTTTGCTTAATGTGTATTCATCTCTTTTTACATTGTGTGGTCTAGAACTAACTTGTGGAAACACATGCTTAGCTGTCGCATTCAGATGTTTATGCTTAATTAAGTTCACTCTGAGTATGAGGATGCAAATTCCAATTTAGTACAGTCTCAAAACCTCATTGCAATTGGACCCATCTTAGAGTACCCCAAGTGCAAGGTTTTTTGAAACTTCTGTTGTCTGTCAATAACACAGATAGCTGTTGGTGGGCAGACACTTTGTGAAGACATTAGTAGCTATAGCAGTGAAAATtcagtatcttaaaaaaaaccccaaccaaataCAATCTCTgatttgtgtggtttttgtaCAAATCTACTTCAGATGAGTCCTTTGGAAATACAACAAGCTGCATTAGAGGGACTAGCATTACCACATGACTTGGCCATACAGGCAGCAAACTTCTATCAGCATGGCTTTGGTAAACCACAAATGGACAAAAGCAGAGATGGCTACAGAAACAGGTGAGTATCTGACTGAAATTTGAGGGGTACACTgtcaactgatttttttttttcatgtgcgTATTGTCTTTTGCTAGATGTTAGTACTAGTCATTCAAGCTTGTATTGGGTTTTGGCAATCCTGCCTTTCATTCTGTGCCAGGAGTAGAGCTGCTTCTTACTAACTTGTTGTCTGTCAACAGGCAGCAGCGAGTGACTAAATCACCTGCGCCAGGACACAGAGGGAATGCATCTTCTCCAGCACCTACAGCATCCATTACTAGCATGGTCAGTACCTAATGTATAATGATTGTAGGAAAAGCTGTAAAAGTGTCTGCAGTAACTAGAGTATAGCAACTGTAATTGATGGGAGAAAGGGAGGCCATAGAGGAGTTGATCATATTCATGTTTTATCAGTGGCCACGTGATACAAGAATGAATTACACTTCATATTTAACTTAATGTGTTCACTTTGGAAAACAGCCCTTTCTGACCACTATCTTATCTAAAACTGAAGAAGCACCATTAATATTACCTTGACCTGGTCTCCTGAAACCAAAGGAAGATAACTATGAAAACTCAGGCCCTTATATTTTGGCACTTAAGTTTTCAGAGGACAAGTGCTGAAAGCCATTAGCCACTTGGAGAACACTGGTCTTCACTTATGAAGTGACTTACCTAAGTGCCTGTAGGTTGAAGTATTGCCTAGGAGCTTCAGGgtcactttgaaaataaataaaatctcaaaGCCAAGCTGTTGCCTCACTGCCTTCAGTACTGTGTAGAATGTTGCTATGATCTAAATTTTCCAATTAATCAGTCAAGTACTTGCAGCTCAGGACTAACACAGATGATCAGCTGCTAAATCAAACAAGTACTTTTGTTTGTATACCAAATGAGTGGCTTCCACAGATGCTATGACTTTGAATGggggaaaaatataaatgaggCAATAGTTTTCTGCAGATGCATCAGTCCTGAGTTAATACAGATAAGGCAGCTCTGTAGGAACTCCTGTtgagctgctgttctgctgttcTGCAGTAGCGGAGAGGAAACAGCTGTAACTTAAAATACAGCTCATCCACTTTTTCAAGCCTGTTAAGGTACACTTAACTTTGAGAACATCTGCTGGTTTTAATATAGGTATTGGACTTCTGTAAAAGCTAAAGAGAGTGCTTAAGATAGAATAAAGCTATGAAATAAGGTGAAGTAAAATCATGGGCATGCATGGCTGATTCAAAAGAGCTTTAAATGGAAAGGATGTGCTGGAATTGGTGTCCACCCACAACTAAGATAGTGTGGCCTAGATAACGAGCACTGAGTAAGGCGTTGCTTCTTACTATGTTCTCTACAGCTGTCTCCTTCCTTTACACCTACCTCTGTGATTCGTAAGATGTACGagagcaaggagaaaagcaaagaggagcCAGTTTCTGGGAAAATGAAAGTTGGTGATGGTAAAGATGAAAATCAGAGGCCAAATGAAGGTATcgtaatggctttaaaataacaCACACCAGAGAGATTTGGAATAGCATCAAAGAGCTTCAGCACATAATATGCCCAGGCTAACTTTAGACATTCCTGATTTGTGGAGATGAGGAGGGTGTAGAAATGAGCCTATAATGAGAGGAAGGGTTAGAGCCATGGAGAGGATACACTTCCAAGTGCAGTCTTCCAGCAGTGTTGGgtttaaagccattttttctttacctgtCAGTTTGTGAGCATAGTGATACTAAGAGGCCTGGACCAAAACTGTTTCTTTGCATCTGGTCTTGACGAACAGGCATATTAACAATAATGCTTCCATATATCTCTACACCAGTAATTGAGTACAAGCAACTTACAGCCCTCTTGGGACATCTTAACTGAACAATCAAAGCTGAGACCAATTAAGCTCTTCCAAGTGTAGCAGGTCAAGGAAGCATTCTGTCACCCTAACTGGTGTAAGTGgctattaaaaggaaatgcttgATACCAATTGCCTGACCCAGTAAGACCAACATGCCTAATTGCAATGACACTGTCTTCAATACTGGTAACTACAGAAGTAGCTTGCAGTTCCTATTAGACagttggcttttttccttttagcacTCCAACTATTACTGCTACCTCAACTAGTAGCAGATGATTCTAAGGTATTTTAGGCCTTGTCTACCTGATCTAGATGGCCTGTGGAAGTACCTTCTTGAGGTGCCTTAGTGTTCCAAATCTTGCTAAGCACATGTCAGACACAGAAGGCTGCTGCTAACCCCTGCACGCATCTAAACTGGAAAACGACTTCCGGCTAGATTTCTGGCACAACTCCATATTACAATTTTGGCTAGGGAGGATCCCTTGTACCTCCTGTCGCCTTTGGGACTGACTCATCCATGCTGCCAGTTCAAAATTtctaagaaaagggaaaaataagaattaaaggTGGAGTTACTGCTGATTCTGACCTAATTTAAGCTTGCTGCCAAGGGATTTCTGTGGGACACATTTGTTCTCattactgttttgaaataatttggcCAAAAGCAGCTGGGAATGACAGATgcttgctattaaaaatatatatatatatatatgactaAAGTTCAGCTAGTCCTGGAATCTAGCTATCAAATCCAGTCATCGGCTTTAATTTTCCTTAGGTGTAATCTCTAGCTGTGGACTATAATAGTTGTATTCAATTCTAGCTACAGATAACCTACTGTCTAGTTCTGTGGAGAATGCAGATCAAGAAACTTTGCCCACCTTAGGTACCAAACTACCTGCACTGCAACGCTCTGCATGTTCCACACCTCTTACCCAAGCAAATCGTTGCACCAAAGAGCAAGACTACAGGCCTAAATCAACTGGTAGAAAGACTCCTACAATGGCCTCCCCAGTACCAGGAGGCCCTTTTCTTCGTCCTGTTCATCAAGTACCCCTTGTTCCCCATGTACCAATTGTACGACCTGCTCATCAACTGCATCCAGGATTGGTCCAGAGAATGCTGGCACAGGGGGTTCATCCGCAACATCTTCCTCTACTGCAAGCAGGTAATGCGTACTTCTTTTCCCTTAAGTTAATGCATGTTCTCTGTAAGACTGACTTTGTGTTAAGAACAGCACAAACTGATACTCATTACTGGTAATGTTTATTACATCAAAGCTCACCTTTTAAAACCAGGCAATAAATTCCAGTCCAtctaaatatataaatgtttgttttgctttaagttCCTTATGCTTATTAGGTAAGAAGTTTCCTCACTTCTTGTTCAACAGGTATGCTTCCTCCTGGGGTGGACCTGTCTCACTTGCAGGGCATATCTGCTCCCATCCTTGGCCAACCTTTCTATCCGCTACCAACAGCAAGCCATCACATCTTAAATCCACGTTCTGGGACACCTTTGCAGCTAGCGATGATGCAACAGCAACTACAACGATCAGGTAGGCTAAAACATGAAACAGGAGTGCGAGTCTCAGGACACTGACTAGCCTGCTCCAGGTACTATACTTGTTGGCCTGTTTCAGTATGCTGAGCTAACAGGAAGCTACTTTGTTAATTTAGATATTCATAATCACTAATCTTGTGTGGGTATCGAGTAGTTTGGGGCACTGCAGGCTCTTATGCCAGAAGAAAGTCCTAAGCGAAGCATTCAGTTTCAGAATAGATGTTGCTATTGACATCTGCCTTTTGCAACACATGTGctgtctttccttccttgctggGTGAGAGGCTACCCACCTATCTCAAAATGCTATTTGATGCTGGTCTTCCAGTTAAAACCTGCATGATGCTGTGTCCAGAACTGGCAGTGTCAGGCAGTTTATGGGAGCACTAACAAGAGAATAAACACGTGGTGCCTGGATTTCCCAGGGCTAGTAGAACGAGTAAAAGCCACGTCCAGCTCACATGCCTTATCAGGCGATTGCTCTAGGGCAAATCTCATTGTTGGGTGAACATATTACTCCACCTCTAATAGCTTTAAATTTCACAGGCACTGGAGCGCAGGGATCAGCCGCTGGTGCACAAACAACCCCTCAAAATGTGCTGCCTCGGACTGGATTATCTCATGGGCACACACAGCTTGACCATCGCCCCAGCCAGAGAAGTGGCTCTCCCATTGGCCTTGCAAAATGGTTTGGTTCAGATGTCTTGCAGCAGCCTCTCCCTTCCATGCCATCCAAAGTCATCAGTGTAGATGAACTGGAATACCGGCAGTGAACAGTGACCACTGGGTGGAACACTTGTGATTCTTTAGACTGGATAAAAATGTCCATAGTCAGGACTTCAcctctgtttgttttttggggcttttatttttagcactctgtgcaaaatttctttttgagagACTAAAGCACATGGCACCTGTCCTGGTCTCATGTCTGCATCAAGACTAAAGGATCCATTATGGCTTGAATTAGTGAAGCCTGAAGAAATTTAGATGCAAGACAAAGCCAGTTTAATCCTGGAagtgtctattttttttttgtttttgtaagaTATGTGAATGAAGTGCTGATATTCTCTAGTGTAGAGGTAGCAGCTATGGATTCCTCCTGCAGAAAACTAAATGTATAGACCCTTGTGTACAGACTTGTGTATAAACAATCttttgtatatatacacatagaaTAGCCTTTTTGAATCTATACAGCTGTACATAAGAGTAGCTGGTAACAGTTGAGCTTTAGTTGTGCCTATGGTTTGGATCTTTCTCCATTGTATGTGTGGGACTTTCTTTAAGATTAAAGTTGCATATCCTAAGTGTGAGTGAACAGGATAAAgttgctttgccttttcttgctGCTCATCTCCTCTAGGTCTCCCTCTCACGTTCTTCTGTCACGTACTGTGCACTCAGTGTAGCTAAAGTGTCAAAGTAAAAAGCCCACATCTTGCTGTCTGTGTAACAAAGGTCTGATTCCTTGTGTGTATGATTCTTGCCACCAAATGAGAGAATTGTTTAGTCTGAACAGCCTTGAGGATGAGACCTGGTACGGTAATGATAAAGCCAGATCTTCAGTCTGCCATAAGCAAAGAGACTGTAGGTTCCTAATGGTCATAGCTCTTTCAAGAGGGCTGGTGCTGGTCCTTgtttagctgcagtattttctttgttttaatctttcaaaCCAGTTACTAAAGGTCATCAAAATGGAACCTTTGAATCCTCGCCCTTCAACTCCTCAGTCATAGCTGTGGTATGTTCTATACTGCCTTCACTTCTATTTACAGAAGGGAGTCCCAAGAACTGTCCTCAATCTAGTGTGCATCTACTGATGCAATTACTGTGAAGCTTGCCTTTGGAGTCTTGTTCTGTGGTTTGAAAGGGGGAGGATGGGGTAGTTTTGTGATCTTATGGTgtatatttggttttaaaaatactatgttCCTTTTAAGCCTGCTTCCTGAACAGTTAAGTGTTCTCTTCCATCCTTCTACTGCATGGTTCCTCACTTCACACTCTCACTTGTGTTGAGTCTAGTACTGCTGTCACGTCATCTATCTAGCTTAGGCCAttgtgctcttttaaaaaaggtgaaagcaaaaccagaattctCACGGACTTGCTCTTTCTTAGGTCTAACTGaatgcaaaaccagcagcaggaaaaaaaaaaaaaaaatcacttgacTATATTATAATAATTGCCAGCATGCTGTGGTGGGTTTGTTTCAGTCCAGCAGAGACAATGTTGTACAGAAATAGCAAGCTGAAATCGCCAATGTGGAATCTGTTGGGGGTCACCCTTACTTCTAGCAGTTGTTCCTAAAACAATCTGTGTAGAACATGCAATCACCAGCTTGTCCTTGTAAGAttgttttcatacttttttaACTTGACACTTTCCCAATAACATTCTGTAAATAAAGTTGATTCTACCAGCTGTCTGTATCAACTGCTCTTAACTAAACTATAATGTCACTATATTGATTAACTTCTAGCATTGTTCTTGTGTGTAAGCTAAAACCATGCTTTGAGCTGAATCTGCAGAAAATTTCAACTTTAGTTTTATCTTCCATGTGGGGGAGAGGGAACAGTCTGCTTTGAAGGTAACTGGCCTCACTGAAGACATAC
Coding sequences within:
- the EIF4ENIF1 gene encoding eukaryotic translation initiation factor 4E transporter isoform X4 codes for the protein MVKGFEVTMDKRGGVTETENGDAFLELNRIATKYPHRYTKEELLDIKERPYSKQRPSCLSEKYDSDGVWDPEKWHASLYPSSGRTSPVESFKKDLDSDRTSLMRRIVDPRERVKEDDLDVVLSPQRRSFGGGCHVTAAISSRRAGSPLEKENDGVRVIGGRRIGSGRIISSRNFDKDHRGGEKDIRDSRDARDRDRERDYKDKRFRREFGDSKRVFGERRRNDSYTEEEPEWFSAGPTSQSETIELTGFDDKILEEDHKGRKRTRRRTASLKEGIECNGGVAEEDEAQTVLANETPADQEVPREAVLQEPAPGEFDFNEFFNLDKSVPGLASMIEDVLGEGSVSASRFSRWFSNPSRSGSRSSSLRSTPHEELERLAAHSGVVLSVEEVEAGLKGLKVDQEGKIATPFMAEQMEEALNVAGSRQIKKDGDMTAFNKLVSTMKASGTLPSQPKVNQSLESHLLSPPEMPGQPLSKNILQELLGPPITRPASSNVLSGLIGGLEPAASLLTQRAPSPPIPPVFPTRAASADYLRHRISSPIGFGQGSQQLLGDPFPGVRKPMSPVAAQMSPLEIQQAALEGLALPHDLAIQAANFYQHGFGKPQMDKSRDGYRNRQQRVTKSPAPGHRGNASSPAPTASITSMLSPSFTPTSVIRKMYESKEKSKEEPVSGKMKVGDGKDENQRPNEATDNLLSSSVENADQETLPTLGTKLPALQRSACSTPLTQANRCTKEQDYRPKSTGRKTPTMASPVPGGPFLRPVHQVPLVPHVPIVRPAHQLHPGLVQRMLAQGVHPQHLPLLQAGMLPPGVDLSHLQGISAPILGQPFYPLPTASHHILNPRSGTPLQLAMMQQQLQRSGTGAQGSAAGAQTTPQNVLPRTGLSHGHTQLDHRPSQRSGSPIGLAKWFGSDVLQQPLPSMPSKVISVDELEYRQ